A single Sulfurimonas aquatica DNA region contains:
- the glmU gene encoding bifunctional UDP-N-acetylglucosamine diphosphorylase/glucosamine-1-phosphate N-acetyltransferase GlmU, with protein sequence MKKEDISIVILAAGKGSRMKSPKAKVLHSISGKPMLYHIIKASKELSNDISVVVAHQKEAVIEQMSAFFDDINFVVQDAENFPGTGGAMMGVNPKNEKVLVLNGDMPLITPNALQGFLDTNADVIMSIFDLENPSGYGRVIIQEDEVQYIVEQKDANEAELKTTTVNAGIYAFSKAVIEKYIPQLSNDNAQSEYYLTDVVAMAKADNLHIAPLLVDEEYFKGVNSKKDLSDSEIIMQDRIKTKWMEAGVIMQLPSTIYIEESVAFEGECIVENGCRITGETLIHNSHIKSSSVVEDSIVKNSDVGPLAHLRPATFIEDTHIGNFVEVKKSSLKGVKAGHLSYIGDAQVDEGTNIGAGTITCNYDGIKKYKTIIGKNVFIGSDTQLVAPVTIKDDVMIAAGTTVTSGVIESGNLVLSRTKMRLIKDFYYKFFKKQ encoded by the coding sequence ATGAAAAAAGAAGATATAAGTATAGTAATTTTAGCTGCTGGAAAAGGTAGCCGTATGAAATCACCTAAGGCAAAAGTCCTCCATAGTATCAGCGGTAAACCAATGCTTTATCATATTATCAAAGCTTCTAAAGAGTTATCAAACGATATTTCAGTAGTAGTTGCACATCAAAAAGAGGCCGTTATAGAGCAGATGAGTGCTTTTTTTGATGATATTAACTTTGTAGTTCAAGATGCGGAGAACTTTCCAGGAACTGGTGGAGCGATGATGGGAGTAAATCCTAAAAATGAGAAAGTTCTTGTTTTAAATGGAGATATGCCTCTTATCACACCAAACGCTCTTCAAGGTTTTTTAGATACAAATGCTGATGTCATTATGAGTATATTTGACTTAGAAAACCCTAGTGGTTATGGTCGCGTTATAATTCAAGAGGATGAAGTTCAGTACATCGTAGAGCAAAAAGATGCAAATGAAGCAGAATTAAAAACAACAACTGTAAACGCAGGCATATATGCATTTAGTAAAGCGGTTATAGAGAAGTACATTCCACAACTTAGCAACGACAATGCACAGTCTGAGTACTACCTAACGGACGTTGTGGCAATGGCAAAAGCTGATAATCTCCATATAGCTCCCCTTTTAGTTGATGAAGAGTATTTTAAGGGTGTAAACTCTAAAAAAGACTTGAGTGACTCTGAAATAATTATGCAAGATAGAATCAAAACAAAGTGGATGGAAGCGGGTGTCATTATGCAACTTCCTTCTACTATCTACATCGAAGAATCGGTTGCGTTTGAGGGTGAGTGTATCGTTGAGAATGGCTGTAGAATAACCGGTGAGACGCTCATTCACAACTCTCATATAAAATCTAGCTCGGTTGTTGAAGACTCTATTGTCAAAAACTCCGACGTTGGGCCATTAGCGCACCTTCGTCCCGCTACATTCATTGAAGATACGCACATAGGAAACTTTGTAGAGGTTAAAAAATCATCTCTAAAGGGTGTAAAAGCGGGACATCTCAGCTACATTGGAGACGCTCAGGTTGATGAGGGAACAAACATTGGAGCAGGCACTATCACATGTAACTATGATGGCATTAAGAAGTACAAAACCATCATAGGTAAAAATGTTTTTATAGGAAGCGACACTCAACTTGTAGCCCCCGTAACTATAAAAGATGATGTTATGATAGCTGCTGGAACAACGGTAACTAGTGGTGTTATAGAGAGTGGCAACCTTGTTCTTAGTAGAACTAAAATGCGTTTAATAAAAGAT